The proteins below are encoded in one region of Haladaptatus sp. R4:
- a CDS encoding cation:proton antiporter, whose product MIATVTTATNVLPPLSEHQLLYLFFHLFLLLFTARLLGELAKFAGMPSVLGELLAGIVLGPSILGALAPGLFVVVFPQEALQYHLIEVVSWLGLTMLLVVTGFETDLDLISRRAKPATYTAAAGIVVPFALGFGIAYLLPAEFLAADDQRLVFSLFIATALSISAIPVIAKVLIEMGVINRDIGQITIASGMINDTVGWLLLAVVASLARSGGGEAASTAGETIVLLVAFLGVAFTIGNRAVRGTLRWVDNTLGGDLSMATTVMILALGVGTVTQYLGLEAVLGAFVVGVLVGQVKRFDRAARHTFEVITLSIFAPIFFATAGLRVDLTTLLEPTAFLAGLAVLTVAIVGKFAGSFIGAKASGLSNWEGIAIGSGLNARGALEIIVATIGISVGVLTGTMYTIIVMVAIITSLLAPPLLRSSLANIELSSSEAARLEREELDAEGFLGNVVRILLPTRCSPDSQLAARLVGYIARNREMEATTMYVSIGAEWATTGGWLSRRVKRLFGGGSPGVRTESDGGTVGNDDGTGGSDARVETDDCLETMGERLDLTSDKWRTVVRTVEGSASETVVAEAADGYDLLALGTGQRRPNAGGLLFSTEIDDMLRTSPCPLVAVRAGESARRSPDEPIRRILLPTVGTQYSRHAAEIAFAVAAECGARVEVLHVVNRPQTEELFEDATNLSEAVRIGDGIVEREADLGRRMDARVSTRVTVGERPERTIVERAMLDDIDLIVLGSEIRSGSHRAFLGHRVEHVLKNAPCSVAVVSSL is encoded by the coding sequence ATGATAGCGACAGTCACTACCGCCACGAACGTGCTACCACCGCTCAGTGAACACCAACTCCTCTACCTGTTCTTTCATCTGTTCCTGCTGCTGTTCACCGCGCGCCTCCTCGGAGAACTAGCCAAATTCGCGGGCATGCCGTCCGTGCTGGGTGAACTGCTCGCGGGTATCGTGTTGGGGCCGTCTATTCTGGGCGCTCTCGCACCGGGCCTGTTCGTCGTCGTCTTCCCACAGGAGGCGCTCCAGTATCACCTGATAGAGGTCGTTTCGTGGCTCGGACTGACAATGTTGCTCGTCGTCACCGGCTTCGAGACGGATTTGGATCTCATCTCCAGACGGGCCAAACCCGCGACCTACACCGCGGCCGCGGGCATCGTCGTCCCGTTCGCGTTGGGGTTCGGAATAGCGTACCTTCTCCCGGCGGAGTTCCTCGCGGCGGACGACCAGCGACTCGTGTTCAGCCTGTTCATCGCCACGGCGCTCTCCATCTCGGCGATTCCGGTCATCGCGAAGGTGCTCATCGAGATGGGGGTGATAAACCGGGACATCGGGCAGATAACCATCGCGTCCGGGATGATAAACGACACAGTTGGCTGGCTTCTGCTCGCCGTCGTGGCTAGCCTCGCACGGAGCGGCGGCGGGGAGGCGGCGAGCACCGCCGGGGAAACCATCGTCTTGCTGGTCGCGTTCCTCGGCGTCGCCTTTACGATCGGTAACCGCGCGGTCAGAGGGACGCTCCGGTGGGTGGACAACACGCTCGGCGGCGACCTCTCGATGGCGACGACGGTGATGATACTTGCTCTGGGCGTCGGGACGGTCACCCAGTATCTCGGTCTGGAAGCCGTGCTCGGCGCCTTCGTCGTCGGAGTCCTCGTCGGGCAGGTCAAGCGGTTCGACCGCGCGGCGCGACACACCTTCGAGGTGATCACCCTCAGCATCTTCGCGCCAATCTTCTTCGCCACGGCAGGATTGCGCGTCGATTTGACGACGCTGCTGGAGCCAACCGCGTTTCTCGCCGGACTCGCGGTCCTCACCGTCGCCATCGTCGGCAAGTTCGCCGGGTCGTTCATCGGTGCGAAGGCGTCGGGGCTGTCGAACTGGGAGGGAATCGCCATCGGGTCCGGATTGAACGCTCGCGGCGCGCTGGAGATAATCGTCGCCACCATCGGCATCAGCGTCGGCGTCCTGACCGGGACGATGTACACCATCATCGTGATGGTCGCCATCATCACCTCGCTGCTCGCACCGCCGCTCCTGCGGAGTTCGTTGGCGAACATCGAACTGTCCTCGTCGGAGGCGGCGCGATTGGAACGTGAGGAGCTGGATGCGGAGGGATTCCTCGGCAACGTCGTTCGAATCCTCCTCCCGACGCGCTGTAGCCCGGATTCTCAATTGGCGGCGCGGTTGGTCGGCTACATCGCCCGGAACCGCGAGATGGAGGCGACGACCATGTACGTCTCCATCGGAGCGGAATGGGCGACGACCGGCGGATGGCTCTCGCGGCGGGTGAAACGCCTTTTCGGTGGCGGTTCACCGGGCGTCAGAACGGAAAGCGATGGCGGAACGGTCGGAAACGACGATGGAACTGGCGGCTCGGACGCGCGCGTCGAGACCGATGATTGTCTGGAGACGATGGGGGAACGACTCGACCTCACGTCCGACAAGTGGCGGACAGTCGTCAGGACCGTCGAGGGCAGTGCGAGCGAAACGGTCGTCGCCGAGGCGGCCGACGGTTACGACCTGTTGGCGCTCGGTACTGGCCAGCGACGGCCGAACGCAGGGGGGTTGCTGTTCAGCACGGAAATAGACGACATGCTACGGACGAGTCCGTGCCCCCTCGTCGCCGTGCGCGCTGGGGAGTCGGCGAGGCGGTCGCCGGACGAGCCGATACGGCGAATCCTCCTCCCGACGGTCGGCACCCAGTACAGCCGCCACGCCGCAGAGATCGCGTTCGCCGTCGCGGCGGAGTGCGGCGCGCGGGTCGAAGTGTTGCACGTCGTCAACCGCCCGCAGACCGAGGAGTTGTTCGAGGACGCCACGAACCTCTCCGAAGCCGTTCGGATCGGGGACGGAATCGTCGAACGGGAGGCGGACCTGGGTCGTCGGATGGATGCTCGCGTCTCGACGCGGGTGACCGTCGGCGAACGACCCGAACGGACCATCGTCGAGCGCGCGATGCTCGACGACATCGACCTCATCGTCCTCGGATCCGAGATTCGTTCCGGTTCCCATCGGGCGTTCCTCGGTCACCGAGTCGAGCACGTCCTGAAGAACGCGCCGTGTTCGGTGGCGGTCGTCAGTTCGCTGTAA
- a CDS encoding helicase C-terminal domain-containing protein has product MNPERILDEFPAPSFRGNQQEALSDIREAFEGENDVVLVRAPTGSGKSLLARAIAGCARRVDEADPTDSTGAYYTTPQVSQLDDVAEDSLLDDLKIIRGKRNYSCILPGEHDTPVNRAPCAREKGYDCSVRHRCPYFSDRAIASNREIAAMTLAYFMRTAGSEVFRKRDVVVIDEAHGLAEWAEMYAAIDINPRTVPIWDDMKVPEITGLDRAVEYAERLGGTLKRRKDDLVAQPELTPTEVARRDRFQELVSELDWFVEDYRNPDSATEWVVDQPDGKGTAITIKPMNPERYLAHTVWERGNKFALLSATILNKEAFCRQVGLDPDRVALVDVGHTFPVENRPLYDVTQGKMTYEHREDTLPKIARTIVRVMQEHPEEKGIVHAHSYHIQQKLAEHLDAFGVGGRVRAHGRDSRDADLDSWKATDDPDVFLSVKMEEALDLKGDLARWQVLCKAPFLNTGDSRVAHRLEHGQWAWYYRAALRTVIQGCGRVVRAPDDYGATYLADSSLLQLFDRARTDMPDWFAEQVDLMSYPELPEFDPGDAGGDGSIGGLGGGRHRTESPSQSTDDQSQSNSQSSQSHQSSRSRRSGRKKKSPMADVWDTE; this is encoded by the coding sequence GTGAATCCCGAGCGGATTTTAGACGAGTTCCCCGCACCTTCCTTCCGTGGCAACCAGCAGGAGGCGCTATCGGACATTCGGGAAGCGTTCGAGGGCGAAAACGACGTGGTGTTGGTTCGCGCACCGACGGGGAGCGGCAAGTCCCTGCTCGCTCGGGCGATTGCGGGGTGTGCACGACGGGTCGACGAGGCTGACCCCACCGATTCGACGGGGGCGTACTACACGACGCCGCAAGTCTCGCAGTTGGACGACGTGGCCGAGGACTCCCTGCTGGACGACCTCAAAATCATTCGCGGGAAGCGAAACTACTCCTGTATCCTGCCGGGCGAGCACGACACGCCGGTCAATCGCGCGCCCTGTGCCCGCGAGAAGGGCTACGACTGCTCGGTGAGACATCGCTGTCCGTACTTCTCCGACCGCGCCATCGCCAGCAACCGGGAAATCGCGGCGATGACGCTGGCGTACTTCATGCGAACTGCTGGTTCGGAGGTGTTCCGCAAGCGCGACGTGGTGGTCATCGACGAGGCCCACGGACTCGCCGAATGGGCCGAGATGTACGCCGCCATCGATATAAACCCGCGGACGGTGCCGATCTGGGACGATATGAAGGTCCCCGAAATCACGGGTCTCGACAGGGCGGTGGAGTACGCGGAACGACTCGGCGGCACCCTCAAGCGACGAAAAGACGACCTCGTGGCGCAACCGGAACTCACGCCCACGGAGGTCGCCCGCCGCGACCGGTTTCAGGAACTCGTCTCGGAACTGGACTGGTTCGTCGAAGACTACCGCAACCCCGACAGCGCGACGGAGTGGGTCGTGGACCAACCGGACGGGAAGGGAACCGCGATCACCATCAAACCGATGAACCCCGAGCGGTACCTCGCCCACACCGTCTGGGAACGGGGGAACAAGTTCGCGCTCCTCTCGGCGACGATCCTGAACAAGGAGGCGTTCTGTCGGCAGGTCGGTCTGGACCCGGACCGCGTCGCCCTCGTGGACGTCGGCCACACCTTCCCGGTGGAAAATCGGCCGCTGTACGACGTGACGCAGGGGAAGATGACGTACGAACACCGCGAGGACACGCTCCCGAAGATCGCGCGAACCATCGTCCGCGTCATGCAGGAGCATCCCGAAGAAAAGGGAATCGTCCACGCCCACTCCTACCACATCCAGCAGAAACTCGCCGAACACCTCGACGCCTTCGGGGTCGGCGGACGGGTGCGCGCCCACGGTCGCGATTCGCGCGACGCCGACCTCGATTCGTGGAAGGCGACGGACGACCCGGACGTGTTCCTCTCGGTGAAGATGGAGGAGGCGCTCGACTTGAAGGGGGACCTCGCCCGCTGGCAAGTGCTCTGTAAAGCCCCGTTCCTGAACACCGGCGACTCGCGGGTCGCCCACCGACTCGAACACGGCCAGTGGGCGTGGTACTACCGCGCCGCGCTCCGCACCGTAATTCAGGGCTGCGGGCGCGTGGTCCGCGCCCCGGACGACTACGGCGCGACGTATCTGGCCGACTCCAGCCTCCTGCAACTGTTCGACCGCGCCCGGACCGACATGCCCGACTGGTTCGCCGAACAGGTCGATCTGATGTCGTACCCGGAACTCCCCGAGTTCGATCCCGGCGACGCGGGTGGCGACGGCAGTATCGGCGGCCTCGGCGGCGGAAGACATCGAACCGAATCGCCGAGCCAATCGACCGACGATCAGTCGCAGTCGAACTCCCAATCCAGCCAATCCCACCAATCCTCACGCTCGCGGCGTTCCGGCCGCAAAAAGAAGAGTCCGATGGCGGACGTGTGGGACACCGAGTAG
- a CDS encoding N-acetylmuramoyl-L-alanine amidase, which translates to MHETRRTILKTIGGIAGAGALSGQVTANRASRLSAAATKPVADWAPADESNYSEANRESDLDIWWFIVHVAQGDADGTVNWFQNPKSNVSAHYVADHRTGNLTQQVDESDIAWHAGNWPYNQHSIGVEHSGWVDQTQFSDELYDVSARLVRWEATKFDFPKRVRRYDIAPCDAMDGEGGIIGHVQVPDPYDCSQPGGISGHTDPGSLWNWGRYEGFVRRYDIESGEHAVMLSDDAVHHGADGRSSTLDVLTGAVGTATGNVHVHHGEQWYKLAFGGRHGWVAATDLLYARFDSGSTIETTSGLSVRDEPSDTRLATVPEGTAGTVVDGPVDTGGYRWWKVAYEGGETGWSAGYWLR; encoded by the coding sequence ATGCACGAAACACGACGAACGATTCTCAAGACCATCGGCGGTATTGCGGGTGCTGGCGCGCTCTCCGGACAGGTGACTGCAAATCGAGCGTCTCGGCTTTCGGCGGCGGCGACGAAACCGGTGGCCGACTGGGCACCGGCGGACGAATCGAACTACAGCGAGGCGAACCGCGAATCCGACCTCGACATCTGGTGGTTCATCGTTCACGTCGCACAGGGCGACGCTGACGGCACCGTGAACTGGTTTCAGAATCCCAAATCGAACGTGAGCGCCCATTACGTCGCGGATCACCGGACTGGCAATCTCACACAGCAGGTGGACGAGTCGGACATCGCGTGGCACGCCGGAAACTGGCCGTACAACCAGCATTCCATCGGTGTGGAACACTCGGGGTGGGTGGATCAGACGCAGTTTTCGGACGAACTATACGACGTCTCCGCGCGTCTCGTTCGCTGGGAAGCCACGAAATTCGACTTCCCGAAACGGGTTCGCCGCTACGATATCGCACCCTGCGACGCGATGGACGGTGAGGGCGGTATCATCGGCCACGTACAGGTTCCCGACCCGTACGACTGCTCGCAACCGGGCGGCATCAGCGGTCACACCGACCCCGGGTCGCTCTGGAACTGGGGCCGCTACGAGGGGTTCGTTCGGCGCTACGATATCGAATCCGGCGAGCACGCGGTGATGCTGTCCGACGACGCCGTCCATCACGGGGCCGACGGACGTTCGAGCACGCTGGATGTTCTGACAGGTGCGGTCGGCACCGCCACCGGAAACGTCCATGTCCACCACGGTGAGCAGTGGTACAAACTCGCCTTCGGTGGGCGTCACGGATGGGTCGCCGCAACCGACCTGCTGTACGCCCGATTCGATTCGGGGTCCACAATCGAAACCACGAGCGGGCTGAGCGTCAGGGACGAACCGAGCGATACCCGACTCGCAACCGTTCCGGAAGGTACCGCGGGAACGGTTGTGGACGGTCCGGTCGACACCGGCGGCTACCGCTGGTGGAAGGTCGCCTACGAGGGCGGCGAAACCGGTTGGTCCGCCGGGTACTGGCTCAGATGA
- a CDS encoding class I SAM-dependent methyltransferase family protein has product MRDLAVLVRKPKAEDTIGELEAEGVYDDSRKVREHDEELVELPVTERPTGIEIEELIEQDDPERRGTDLEALLSARGWTDEELQRAPKSWAVIGSVILVQLDDCPRPEDVGEELLDLHGEAETVLARGGISGEHREPDVTVIAGTGDTETVHTEHGTKYGLDLRKVMFAPGNQRERARMGEVVSPDERVFDMFAGIGYFTLPMARAGAQVTAVERNPASFKFLVENAMLNDVPGRIDAYRADCREMTDVSAERVVMGYYDAHEYLDTALDALEPGGIVHMHETTPENRLWERPVSRLESAAESRGRDAKILETRRVKSHSEGVWHVVVDARIE; this is encoded by the coding sequence ATGCGTGACCTCGCCGTTCTCGTACGAAAGCCGAAGGCGGAGGATACCATCGGCGAACTGGAAGCCGAAGGCGTCTACGACGATTCCCGAAAGGTCCGCGAACACGACGAAGAACTGGTCGAACTGCCGGTGACGGAGCGACCGACGGGAATCGAAATCGAGGAACTCATCGAACAGGACGACCCCGAGCGCCGAGGAACTGACCTCGAAGCGCTCCTTTCGGCGCGCGGGTGGACGGACGAAGAACTCCAGCGCGCACCCAAATCGTGGGCCGTCATCGGCAGCGTGATTCTCGTCCAGTTGGACGACTGTCCCCGCCCCGAAGATGTCGGCGAGGAACTGCTCGACCTGCACGGCGAGGCCGAAACCGTCCTCGCCCGCGGCGGAATTTCCGGCGAGCACCGGGAACCCGACGTGACCGTTATCGCGGGGACTGGGGACACCGAAACCGTCCACACCGAACACGGGACGAAGTACGGACTCGACCTCCGAAAGGTGATGTTCGCGCCCGGCAACCAGCGCGAACGCGCCCGGATGGGCGAGGTCGTCTCCCCCGACGAACGCGTCTTCGACATGTTCGCGGGAATCGGCTACTTCACGCTCCCGATGGCCCGTGCCGGAGCGCAGGTGACGGCCGTCGAGCGAAATCCGGCGTCGTTCAAGTTCCTCGTGGAGAACGCGATGCTGAACGACGTTCCGGGTCGCATCGACGCCTACCGGGCCGACTGCCGGGAGATGACGGACGTGAGCGCCGAACGCGTCGTCATGGGCTACTACGACGCCCACGAGTATCTCGACACGGCGCTCGACGCCCTCGAACCCGGCGGCATCGTTCACATGCACGAGACGACGCCAGAAAACCGACTATGGGAACGACCGGTTTCACGACTCGAATCGGCCGCGGAGAGTCGGGGACGGGACGCGAAAATTCTGGAGACGCGCCGCGTGAAAAGTCACAGCGAAGGCGTGTGGCACGTCGTGGTGGACGCGCGAATCGAGTGA
- a CDS encoding 60S ribosomal export protein NMD3: MTDSREFCPNCGDPIEVDITDREYPTSASPRERKLCDSCYFDRFDLVDAPERIEVRVCAQCGAVYRGRRWVDVGARDYTDIAIEEVSEALAVHVDARDVSWQVEPEQIDPNTIRMHCYFSGMVRDTLMEEEIMVPVMIARQTCTRCGRIAGDYYASIVQVRGVDRTPTPTEEKRAKEIANEIVADMEATGDRNAFVTEMDETPDGLNIKVSTTNIGKKISSKLVEEFGGSFSDAETLVTEDEDGNGVYRVTYAVRLPPFTPGDIISPDDDGPVLVRSVQGNLKGRRITTGEEYEAKFGNEDAADASKLGSIDDAEETTLVAVTDEHAVQVLDPETYQTKTIAKPSYMDEDAEMVPVFKSRDGLYVVPDA, translated from the coding sequence ATGACCGATTCTCGCGAATTCTGCCCGAACTGTGGCGACCCCATCGAGGTCGATATCACGGACCGGGAGTATCCGACGTCCGCATCCCCGCGCGAGCGGAAGCTCTGTGATTCCTGTTATTTCGACCGCTTCGACCTCGTGGACGCCCCCGAGCGGATCGAGGTTCGGGTGTGTGCCCAGTGCGGTGCCGTCTATCGCGGCCGTCGATGGGTCGACGTCGGCGCACGCGACTACACCGACATCGCCATCGAGGAAGTGAGCGAAGCGCTCGCCGTCCACGTCGATGCCCGCGACGTATCGTGGCAGGTGGAACCCGAGCAGATCGATCCGAACACGATCCGGATGCACTGTTATTTCTCCGGGATGGTCCGTGACACGCTGATGGAGGAGGAGATCATGGTTCCCGTCATGATCGCCCGCCAGACGTGTACGCGCTGTGGGCGGATTGCGGGCGACTACTACGCCAGCATCGTGCAGGTTCGAGGCGTCGATAGGACGCCGACCCCGACGGAGGAAAAACGGGCCAAAGAAATCGCCAACGAAATCGTCGCGGACATGGAGGCAACGGGCGACCGGAACGCCTTCGTCACCGAGATGGACGAAACGCCCGACGGACTGAACATCAAGGTCTCGACCACCAATATCGGCAAGAAGATTTCGAGCAAACTGGTCGAGGAGTTCGGCGGGAGCTTTTCCGATGCGGAAACCCTCGTCACGGAGGACGAGGACGGCAACGGAGTGTATCGCGTGACCTACGCCGTCCGCCTGCCGCCGTTCACCCCTGGCGACATCATCAGTCCCGACGACGACGGGCCAGTTCTCGTCAGGAGCGTACAAGGAAACCTGAAGGGTCGACGGATTACCACCGGCGAGGAGTACGAGGCCAAGTTCGGAAACGAGGACGCCGCCGACGCCAGCAAGTTGGGGAGCATCGACGACGCCGAGGAGACGACGCTGGTCGCCGTTACGGACGAACACGCGGTGCAGGTGCTCGACCCCGAAACGTACCAGACGAAGACGATTGCCAAACCGTCGTACATGGACGAGGACGCGGAGATGGTGCCGGTGTTCAAGAGTCGAGACGGACTGTACGTGGTTCCGGATGCGTGA
- a CDS encoding NAD(P)-dependent oxidoreductase, with product MTGTVVLAGSLDRSGRWLATHLAEQGWDVTCMSLSRSEWELGGYRGLSFRSADLTEQVETAEAISTENPDAVVHWASLPSPERHAGMRIFENNVVGAYNVLTAAGRANARIAWASNESAYGFQLAGKPSLPEYLPLDEEHPLRPEDPYGTSKVVGEQIGAMVARRYDVPVASIRGSWVQFPDEYDCLDARTNLATGAGNFWSYVDVRDVSTAIERAISADFSGHEPFIVSAEDNYLDEPIERALSEFFHDVPDSCTISGTDSALSTAKAQSMLGWEPTHSWRDTVDDDEFVFQ from the coding sequence ATGACCGGAACGGTCGTCTTAGCTGGGAGCCTCGACCGTTCCGGCCGATGGCTCGCCACGCACCTCGCCGAGCAAGGGTGGGACGTTACTTGCATGAGTCTCTCCCGTTCAGAGTGGGAACTGGGGGGGTATCGGGGGCTTTCGTTCCGCTCGGCCGACCTGACCGAACAGGTCGAGACGGCGGAAGCCATCTCGACCGAAAATCCGGATGCGGTCGTTCACTGGGCCTCGCTTCCGTCGCCCGAACGCCACGCTGGAATGCGGATATTCGAGAACAACGTCGTCGGCGCGTACAACGTTCTCACGGCCGCGGGGAGGGCGAACGCCCGAATCGCGTGGGCGTCGAACGAGAGCGCCTACGGCTTCCAACTCGCCGGAAAACCGTCGCTTCCGGAGTACCTTCCGCTGGACGAGGAACATCCGCTCCGGCCCGAGGACCCGTACGGGACGTCGAAGGTCGTGGGCGAGCAAATCGGCGCGATGGTCGCCCGCCGCTACGACGTCCCGGTGGCGTCGATTCGCGGGTCGTGGGTCCAGTTTCCCGACGAGTACGACTGTCTCGACGCCCGAACCAACCTCGCCACCGGCGCCGGGAACTTCTGGTCGTACGTGGACGTTCGGGACGTTTCGACCGCCATCGAGCGAGCCATCTCGGCTGACTTCTCCGGCCACGAACCGTTCATCGTCTCGGCGGAAGACAACTACCTCGACGAACCCATCGAGCGGGCGCTGTCCGAGTTCTTCCACGACGTTCCCGACTCGTGTACGATTTCGGGGACGGATTCGGCGCTCTCGACCGCGAAAGCTCAGTCGATGCTCGGGTGGGAACCGACCCACTCGTGGCGCGATACGGTGGACGACGACGAGTTCGTCTTTCAGTGA
- a CDS encoding RNA-guided endonuclease TnpB family protein: MQYNYKYRLQPTDAIRDELLYHVDICRQLYNHCLFKFNESDEIPARYELQGQLPDLKSWWDDLRDVHSKVLQMVVKRVYDNLSRLKAQKENGRAVGMLKWKRPRDYHSLTYNQSGFKLKNTSGRPVLWLSKLGEIPIHLHRDIPENATIKQVTVKREPTGEWFATFAIDVDEETPEKPRTPEKCVGIDVGILKYAHDTDGHAIKSLDLSDERERLEREQRKLSRKEHGSNNYEKQRRRVAECHADLRRKRRDFLHKLSNYYAKEYDLVAVEDLNVAGMMQFDSNSRNRAAAAWGTFLRMLEYKCEREGTYFVAVDPRNTTKECASCGVKTDKPLWVREHSCPTCGFEADRDANAAWNILSRGIDKVGVVHSDSTSPEIKDFWLANESLCDSSTPVETALPMDTVVSAKRVVEAGSPVLSTRSE; encoded by the coding sequence ATGCAGTACAACTACAAATATCGACTCCAACCGACAGATGCCATCCGCGACGAGCTTCTGTACCACGTCGATATTTGTCGGCAACTGTACAACCATTGCTTGTTCAAGTTCAACGAATCTGACGAGATACCTGCCCGATACGAGCTACAGGGGCAACTCCCTGACCTCAAATCGTGGTGGGACGACCTCCGAGACGTTCACTCGAAGGTGTTACAGATGGTCGTCAAACGCGTCTACGACAACCTGTCAAGGCTGAAAGCGCAGAAAGAGAACGGACGGGCCGTTGGGATGCTCAAGTGGAAGCGACCTCGTGACTACCACTCGCTCACCTACAACCAGTCCGGCTTCAAGCTCAAGAATACGAGCGGTCGGCCAGTATTGTGGTTGAGCAAACTCGGTGAGATACCGATTCATCTCCACCGAGATATCCCCGAGAACGCGACTATTAAACAGGTCACAGTCAAGCGGGAACCGACGGGTGAGTGGTTCGCCACGTTCGCTATCGACGTTGACGAAGAAACGCCCGAGAAACCAAGGACGCCCGAGAAGTGCGTCGGGATTGACGTGGGTATCTTGAAGTATGCTCACGACACGGATGGACATGCAATCAAGAGCCTCGATCTCTCGGACGAACGCGAGCGGCTGGAACGCGAACAACGGAAGCTCTCGCGGAAGGAACATGGGTCGAACAACTACGAGAAACAACGCCGTCGCGTTGCGGAGTGCCACGCCGACCTCCGCCGGAAGCGCCGTGACTTCTTGCACAAACTCTCGAACTACTACGCGAAAGAGTATGACCTCGTAGCAGTCGAAGACTTGAACGTCGCCGGGATGATGCAGTTCGATTCAAATTCACGCAACCGAGCAGCCGCCGCATGGGGTACGTTTCTCCGGATGCTCGAATACAAGTGTGAACGCGAAGGAACGTACTTCGTCGCTGTAGACCCACGGAACACGACGAAGGAATGTGCGTCCTGTGGTGTGAAGACGGATAAGCCGTTGTGGGTCCGTGAACACTCCTGTCCCACCTGCGGTTTTGAAGCGGACAGAGACGCGAATGCGGCGTGGAATATCCTATCTCGCGGTATCGACAAAGTAGGAGTGGTTCACTCCGATTCAACGTCACCAGAAATCAAAGATTTCTGGTTGGCGAACGAATCGCTCTGCGATTCGTCAACGCCTGTGGAGACTGCGCTCCCTATGGACACTGTTGTGTCTGCAAAGCGCGTCGTGGAAGCAGGAAGTCCCGTCCTCAGCACGCGAAGCGAGTAG
- a CDS encoding DUF2080 family transposase-associated protein gives MLDGTAKPSGNSAHVLVPKRWRGADVKVVRVSHSNSNE, from the coding sequence ATCCTTGACGGAACGGCAAAACCGTCCGGAAACAGCGCCCACGTCCTCGTTCCCAAACGCTGGCGCGGAGCCGACGTGAAAGTCGTTCGTGTCTCTCACTCCAATTCCAACGAATAG
- the htpX gene encoding zinc metalloprotease HtpX: MEWKADWGLRARMGLTMFLLFALYIVFVGVMEHFFYGTGVFTMVIIGTVVFGISQLFFSDKLALWSMGAHEVSEDEYPDLHATVGRLCQQADLPKPKVAVADTRVPNAFATGRSQKNSAVCVTSGLLQTLNQEELEGVLAHELAHVKNRDVMVMTIASFLSTIAFMIVRWGWLFGGGRNSRDGNQVPVFVAIAASLVVWIISYFLIRALSRYREFAADRGGATITGKPSALASALLTIDGRMDKVPKEDLRESSEMNAFFIIPAKAGFISNLFSTHPSTEKRVERLRDMEREMESY, translated from the coding sequence ATGGAATGGAAGGCAGATTGGGGACTTCGTGCCAGGATGGGCCTCACGATGTTCCTCCTGTTCGCCCTGTATATCGTGTTCGTCGGAGTGATGGAACATTTCTTCTATGGTACTGGCGTCTTCACCATGGTAATCATCGGTACTGTTGTGTTCGGCATCAGCCAGCTGTTCTTCAGCGACAAACTGGCGCTGTGGAGCATGGGCGCACACGAGGTGAGCGAGGACGAGTATCCGGACCTCCACGCGACCGTCGGTCGGCTCTGCCAACAGGCCGACCTGCCGAAGCCGAAGGTCGCCGTTGCTGATACGCGTGTTCCAAACGCGTTCGCAACCGGACGCTCCCAGAAGAACTCCGCCGTCTGTGTGACGAGCGGACTCCTCCAGACGCTGAATCAGGAGGAACTGGAGGGCGTGCTCGCCCACGAACTCGCGCACGTCAAGAACCGCGACGTGATGGTCATGACCATCGCGTCGTTCCTCTCGACCATCGCGTTCATGATCGTCCGCTGGGGTTGGCTGTTCGGCGGCGGCCGCAACAGTCGGGACGGGAATCAGGTTCCCGTCTTCGTCGCCATCGCCGCATCGCTCGTCGTGTGGATCATCAGCTACTTCCTCATCCGGGCGCTCTCGCGCTACCGCGAGTTCGCCGCGGACCGCGGCGGGGCGACGATCACTGGCAAACCGTCGGCGCTCGCCTCGGCCCTGCTGACCATCGACGGTCGGATGGACAAGGTTCCGAAGGAGGACCTCCGCGAGTCCTCCGAGATGAACGCGTTCTTCATCATCCCCGCAAAAGCAGGCTTCATCAGCAACCTGTTCAGCACGCACCCGAGCACGGAAAAGCGCGTCGAGCGCCTCCGTGACATGGAGCGCGAGATGGAGTCGTACTAA